The nucleotide window AGAAAGCTTGAGCTGATGGAGTGATTTAAGCTTCCCAATAGACTCAGGAATTTCTCCAGTGAATTTATTGCCTGAAAAATCAATAACTGTAAGCTTGTTGGGGATTCGCTTCAATTCTATCTCCAACCCTTTATATGCCACTCTTATAGAATAATAATCTATATCTCCCATGTATGTGAAACGAGGATCAGCATACTTCATTGCTGTGAAGCTATTGAAATACTCGCTCGGAAAATTTGGGGAAAGCGTCCTCTATCATGTTGTTTCCAAGGTCTACCAATTCCAAATTTCCACAGTTGACTATGGATTGTGGTATGTTTCCGTTCATTGCATTGCCGTTGAAACTCATAAACTTTAAGCTACATTCCACTGAAAAACTTGTAGGGATAGGACCTTGAAAATTGTTCCCACTTAGGTGCAACCATGACAGATTGCTACTGAAGTTTCCCAAACATTGAGGAAGGGCTCCCTTTAAATTATTAcgagaaaaatcgagaaaccgtaGCAATTCTAGCTCGCATACCCATGAAGGGAACTCCCCTGCCAATTTATTTCTTGCTAAATCAGGAAGGCTGAGATTTAAAAATTTAGGATCTGACTGGAATTGGTTTAGAAGACCGATGAATCGGTTCCCTGAAAGTAACAAATATTTCAATGAAGGCAAAGCAAACAGGGAGGATGGTATCGTTCCATATAATTGATTTTCAGTGAGTTCAAGAATTGAAAGCTTTTTTAGGAGGCCATAGGAGGATGGGATATTGCCTGTTAAGTTGTTTTTTGCAATCGAAATCCTTGTTAGGCTACTACAGTTGCTTAAATCTTCAGGTAGACCACCAGTAAAACCACAGTGATACAAATATAGAACACTCAAATTCTTCAGATTGCCAAAGCCTAAAGGAATGCTACCCTCAAGACTATTATTTCCAAGAGATAACTAAACAATGCTTTCAAGATTGGTTAGACTCTCGAGCAAACTACCAACCAGCTGATTACCATCTAAATTAAGATACTCGAGTCTACTGCAATTCCCAATTGGTTTGGGAATGGGTCCAGATAGACGATTCCCGGAAAGGAAAAAGTAATTAAGCTTATGCAGTAGGCTAAAGGAAAATGGGATAGAACCTGTTAGGTTGCTGTACGCAATGGCAAGTTTTGTTAAGCTACTACAGTTGCCCAAATCTGGTGGAAGGCCCCCAATATAGTCATTGAATGACAAAACTAGGATACTTAAATTCTTGAGATTGCCAAAGCCTAAGGGGATCCTTCCCTCAATACTGTTATTACTAACATATAAATAAACAAGGCTTTCAAGATTGGTTAGACTTTTGGGCAGAGAACCAACCAGCTGGTTGTCATGCAAATAAAGGCCTTCCAATTTGCTGCAATTGCCTATGGACTCGGGAATGACACCAGATAACTGATTAACATATAGCCTCAGTTCTATAACGTTGCTCAAGTTACTGATGTGCCCAGAAATTGAACCACTGAAATTGATTTGGTTCAAAAACACATATTCTAAACTGGAAATATGAAACATTGACTCAGGAATCTCACCAGACAGTGAATTGGAGCATAAATTCAAGAACCGTAAAGCTTACAGCTGCTTGAAGTTTTCAGGTATTTCTCCAGTAAAGCCATTGACAGACAAATCCAGGGAGTCAAGCAGAGTAGAGTTGCCCAACTGTGATGGTACCTCACCAAAGAAACCATTATTGCTCAAGTCGATGGTTTGCAAGAAACTTAACTGCCCAACTTCTGGTCCCAGTTTGCCAGAAATTTCGAAACCAGTGAGGTTCACAGCAACTACTCTGTGGGTAGTATTGTCACATTCAACGCCTAACCATGAACATGGAGTTGGGTCTGAAGCATTCCAGTCTGAAATTATGGAAGAAGGCACAGAGGTCCAATGGCGAGAGAGAGATAACAGAGTGAACCCATCAGAGCTCAAACAAAAGGCAGTGTATACAAACAGAAAGCAGCAACTCAACACCAAGAAATGATTGAAAACAAGAATCATACCGAAAATGTAATTAAGCAACTTGAGAAATCAGAAACTAGAGGAAGTATTGTGGGTTCAACCAGAAGTGTTAGAGACACTTCGCTGGTTGGGATTGGCAGTGATCTAGAGACAGAAAGAGAGCAAGGATGAAACACGTCGAAGAAAGAATCATACTACTTATTTCATGTTTCAACGCTGGGACATTAATTTCATTCGTGCCCCTTTCTATTTTCCCACAGCTTTTGGATTGGCACCTTTCTTGCAGGGTCATTAAGTCAATTTTTTGCCTTTAAGATACAAGGAATTAGAAAGTCTCCATTGTGAAATTAGCATGGGATGTGAGTCAGAGACAAATCATTGTTGAATCTGATAGTGCTGTGGTTGTGTCCCATTTGAGAAGTGAAACAGTTCAGTCCTCTTACCCTGTGAGGTTGCTTTATGACATCAAAAAGCTGTTGGCTCGGGACTGGATAGTTTATGTGCAGCATATCTACAGGGTGAGTAATAGGAGTGGTGATTGGTTGGCTCATCTGGGTCATAACCTGCCGCTAGGGGTGCATTATTTTGAGAATCCTGGGCTCAGTGAGATCCTTCTGCAGGATATGTAGCTtgttttgtgttttattttcctcctttcaaagaaaaaaaataaaaaataaataaaaagtccCCATTGTGAGACATGTTATCtattttgaatttaaatatttttatgtgAAAAAATTACATAACTCATTAATTATTTATCCAATTTATTAAACATCCATTGATTCAGGGATGGATTGGACCCTtgagattttaaaaaaattagagctataatgatgttaaaaaaaaaattaaatgtaaattactttaaaacccttaatttttaataaaatttatatttaaatattattattttgagaAATTCAGCAAATGATAATCCTAACTTTATAACACATTACTTAtacaattaatatattatatacttgAATTTCTAAGATTTTGCTTTAAATAACATTTtagtcttttaatttttaaataaaaatatttttagttaaatataaggataaaatattattttatttaaaaaaataattaaaagttatttaaaatataatgaagggattaaattttcataataatttaattcaattcttaAAAAAAGTATACAAGTGTAAATTTCACTTATTATTATTAATAGGTTTAACAATCTTTCGGTAAAAAAAATCTAACTCATTTCCCTTTTATTAAACGATGTGTTTAAGATTTTAActagaaaatttagaaaataaaatttatactaAATACTCCATGAAGATTCCTCATCTTAATATGTCATATATTTTAAGAGTTGTTATTTTGTTAAATATGTTTTTTCAATagtccaatttaatgaatttgtaAAAATTTACAGATTTTAAATATATAGTTTTATGcaatattttctttaattttttatatatgtttTTTTGATAAAGAAATagacaataattaaaattttatgcgGATATCAAATGTATCAGTATAAAATagcatttttttaattaatttttaaaaacataTTGTAGTTCCAGTTCTTTATAACAGGTTTAAATGCTTTTAATTTGATGTAAGatcttcagtttttttttttaaaaggctttttatttttttaaataaaaattaaagcttTTGTTAAATAGAGATAGAATATAATTTTCAAGTACAAAATTCTATACTACTataattttgtttaaaaaaatttaagataaaccatttatatattgttTAATAGCAATTATCTTAATTTAAAAGACTTGATAGTGTTGACAGAACATTTAATTTGGCTATTCACCGAAAAGCACACTCCATTCGATGGTAAACTATCAGAGTATCACTATTTGACTTTACTATCTCTGTAGAAGTCTAATATGAAAATCATCAAATTTTGATATCTTTATAAAGAAAAAATTTGTATTACTTATCATTGCACTCTTACCTAAATAATAAAGTAAAACGGCTAAGAACTCTatgataaataagaaaaaaaaatataatcacAGTAGAGGAAATAATAAATTCTCACAAAGGAGAAAATAATAAGGAGATATCAAATTCTCTAAAAAAAGACGATAAAACTTAGATTTATCAACAAGGATAGAATGAAGATGAACACATGTCTTTTTAAAAAGAatacaaatataaatattattgagaaaaatataataaaaaataaaaaaaaatagaaagggataactactagtaaaaattttattttgacagatGATGCATTTTGTCAGAtggaaataattttattttaataatgaaataattaagttatataagttttatatttaaataaaatataattaaataattatattttttaaataattatatatataatatataattatttaattatatttatttaaatatattaattaaataaaataattatttttttaataaaagcaaAACATGAGAGGCTGAATTATTTCTAATTAAAAATAGGGTATGAGTATTTTGATCATTTAATTTGTAGTTAATGGTAAATTTAAATGaatgaattatttaaattttaaatattaaattattacttattaaaaataaaaaaaaataatttatagttTTTTGGATATACAGACTAAATTGTAAATTGCccttcaaaaataaataattaacgcAATTCTCCACACGGTTTAGCGTTCTCGGGCCACCTATACGTTTCCATATTGGGCTCCGTAAACTGGATGGGCCGAACCGAACCGGACCAATACCCATTATCTGAACCGACTACGGTCTGCTATCCTACGAACCTCTGCTTCGTCTGCTTCTTTTCTCTATTTCCTTCTTCCTTTCGCGATATCGAAGAACTCGACGAACtgtaattccctaatttcttggATTTCTTATCTTGCTGTTTTATACGGATAACCCGTATCTGGGTTTGTGTTGTTTTCTTGAATAGAAAATTTTGAATTAGGTTTGCTGTGATTGCGGTATGTAAAACCTAATAATGTTTTAGGGATTTGTTTTGGAGGTTAGTACTTGAATTATATATATTCTGTTTTGCTAGGTAATTGAGGGGTAGTTCGGAGATATGACGACTGCAGCTCGACCCACATGGGCACCTGCAAAAGGTGGTAATGAACAAGGTGGTACTCGAATTTTTGGTCCTTCTCAGAAGTACTCGTCCAGGGATCTTGCATCTCATACGGCCCTAAAGCCTAGGTGGGTTCTTCTCACCTTTCCTCAAACTCAACGTCAACATATCTTCGTGAAATTGCTTGTGCGTTCTTGCGTTAGGGATGTCATATTATATATGTTCTCTTTTTTGTGCCTACGTGAATAATAATTGCAATATCAAAGTTGAGTTGGTGTTT belongs to Hevea brasiliensis isolate MT/VB/25A 57/8 chromosome 4, ASM3005281v1, whole genome shotgun sequence and includes:
- the LOC110639872 gene encoding receptor-like protein kinase, which codes for MILVFNHFLVLSCCFLFVYTAFCLSSDGFTLLSLSRHWTSVPSSIISDWNASDPTPCSWLGVECDNTTHRVVAVNLTGFEISGKLGPEVGQLSFLQTIDLSNNGFFGEVPSQLGNSTLLDSLDLSVNGFTGEIPENFKQLLEYVFLNQINFSGSISGHISNLSNVIELRLYVNQLSGVIPESIGNCSKLEGLYLHDNQLVGSLPKSLTNLESLVYLYVSNNSIEGRIPLGFGNLKNLSILVLSFNDYIGGLPPDLGNCSSLTKLAIAYSNLTGSIPFSFSLLHKLNYFFLSGNRLSGPIPKPIGNCSRLEYLNLDGNQLLSLGNNSLEGSIPLGFGNLKNLSVLYLYHCGFTGGLPEDLSNCSSLTRISIAKNNLTGNIPSSYGLLKKLSILELTENQLYGTIPSSLFALPSLKYLLLSGNRFIGLLNQFQSDPKFLNLSLPDLARNKLAGEFPSWVCELELLRFLDFSRNNLKGALPQCLGNFSSNLSWLHLSGNNFQGPIPTSFSVECSLKFMSFNGNAMNGNIPQSIVNCGNLELVDLGNNMIEDAFPKFSERVFQ